The Micromonospora sp. NBC_00421 genome contains a region encoding:
- a CDS encoding DUF397 domain-containing protein produces MMTPQWRKSTRSGGNGGACVEVADNLPGRVLVRDTKDREGGTLHFDRTAWTAFVGYAKQH; encoded by the coding sequence ATGATGACCCCGCAGTGGCGGAAGTCGACCAGGTCCGGCGGCAACGGCGGAGCCTGCGTCGAGGTCGCCGACAACCTGCCCGGCCGGGTGCTGGTGCGCGACACCAAGGACCGCGAGGGCGGCACCCTCCACTTCGACCGTACGGCCTGGACCGCGTTCGTCGGCTACGCCAAGCAGCACTGA
- a CDS encoding flavin reductase, with the protein MVVRPPVPHVAMRPLWRCRNCGREWPCQPAKLALLTEYRKDRTGLLVYLGTLMYEATNQLSQLHPEHPPARMTERFLSWARARA; encoded by the coding sequence ATGGTGGTCCGACCGCCTGTCCCGCACGTCGCGATGCGCCCGCTGTGGCGGTGCCGCAACTGTGGCCGGGAGTGGCCCTGCCAGCCGGCCAAGCTCGCCCTGCTCACCGAGTACCGCAAGGACCGCACCGGGCTGCTCGTCTACCTCGGCACCCTGATGTACGAGGCGACGAACCAGCTCAGCCAACTGCACCCGGAACACCCACCGGCCCGGATGACCGAACGCTTCCTGTCCTGGGCGAGAGCCCGCGCCTGA
- a CDS encoding carbohydrate ABC transporter permease encodes MSRRAPLSENKKAERKLGWLLCAPAALVMVLVTAYPIIYSVWLSLQRFDLRFPDQREFIGLENYVTVLSNEFWWTAFGVTMLITVVTVAVELVLGMGLALVMHRTLVGRGIVRTAALIPYGIVTVVAAFSWRYAWTPGTGYLANLFDGSAPLTERASSLAIIMLAEIWKTTPFMALLLMAGLALVPEDLLKAASTDGATAWQRFTKVMLPVMKPAILVALLFRTLDAFRVFDNIFVLTNGGNETSSVSMLAYNNLIRGLNLGIGSTMSVLIFITVAIIAFVFVKLFGTAAPGSDDGERR; translated from the coding sequence GTGAGCCGGCGTGCCCCGTTGAGCGAGAACAAGAAGGCCGAACGGAAGCTCGGCTGGCTGCTCTGCGCCCCGGCCGCGCTGGTCATGGTGCTGGTCACCGCGTACCCGATCATCTATTCGGTCTGGCTGTCGTTGCAGCGCTTCGACCTGCGCTTCCCCGACCAGCGCGAGTTCATCGGGCTGGAGAACTACGTCACCGTGCTCAGCAACGAGTTCTGGTGGACCGCGTTCGGGGTGACCATGCTGATCACGGTGGTCACCGTCGCCGTCGAGCTGGTGCTCGGTATGGGGTTGGCCCTGGTCATGCACCGCACCCTGGTCGGCCGGGGGATCGTCCGGACCGCCGCGCTGATCCCGTACGGCATCGTCACGGTGGTCGCCGCGTTCTCCTGGCGGTACGCCTGGACGCCCGGCACCGGTTACCTGGCCAACCTCTTCGACGGCAGCGCCCCGCTGACCGAGCGGGCCAGCTCGCTGGCGATCATCATGCTGGCGGAGATCTGGAAGACCACCCCGTTCATGGCCCTGCTGCTGATGGCCGGGCTGGCGCTGGTCCCGGAGGACCTGCTCAAAGCGGCCTCCACCGACGGGGCGACGGCGTGGCAGCGGTTCACCAAGGTGATGCTGCCGGTGATGAAGCCGGCGATCCTGGTCGCCCTGCTGTTCCGCACCCTGGACGCGTTCCGGGTCTTCGACAACATCTTCGTGCTCACCAACGGCGGCAACGAGACCTCGTCGGTGTCGATGCTCGCCTACAACAACCTGATCCGGGGGCTCAACCTCGGCATCGGCTCCACGATGTCCGTGCTGATCTTCATCACGGTGGCGATCATCGCGTTCGTCTTCGTGAAGCTGTTCGGCACCGCTGCCCCGGGCAGCGACGACGGGGAGAGGCGCTGA
- a CDS encoding ABC transporter substrate-binding protein, which translates to MTDPGTARHRRRPALRAGAAAAALALVAPLAACGADDGDGGTPTINLYYPPEQNLQKVVDDCNTRAEGRYQITYRVLPRQADDQRVQLVRRLAAEDTGMDVLGLDVTWTQEFASAKWIREWTGQDKSEVEQGTLAGPLDTARYEGKLYGAPKNTNVQLLWYRSDLVPEAPKSWDDMISVAKDLKGQGKPHQVLTMGAQYEGLVVLYNTLAESAGGKILSDDGKKAVMDEGTVKALDQLQRFATSGVTSPSFSNSTEDPVRLDFQSGKGAFQVNWPFVYPALQEADPELAKKVKWARVPGVDANTPSKVTIGGVNMAVSAYSKHPTESFEAAKCLRDARNQKFSAINDGVPPTIEAVYDDPEMDEAYPMKETILEELKEPAVRPLTPAYQSISTVMSAILSPPSAIRPEQTAKELRKAISDALQSKGVLP; encoded by the coding sequence ATGACGGACCCCGGAACGGCCCGGCACCGGCGTCGGCCGGCGCTCCGGGCCGGGGCGGCGGCAGCCGCGCTGGCGCTGGTCGCGCCGCTGGCCGCATGCGGCGCTGACGACGGCGACGGAGGTACGCCCACGATCAACCTGTACTACCCACCCGAGCAGAACCTGCAGAAGGTGGTCGACGACTGCAACACCCGGGCCGAGGGCCGCTACCAGATCACCTACCGGGTGCTGCCCCGGCAGGCCGACGACCAGCGGGTGCAGTTGGTCCGCCGGTTGGCCGCCGAGGACACCGGGATGGACGTGCTCGGCCTCGACGTCACCTGGACCCAGGAGTTCGCCAGCGCGAAGTGGATCCGGGAGTGGACCGGTCAGGACAAGAGCGAGGTGGAGCAGGGCACCCTGGCGGGCCCGCTGGACACCGCCCGGTACGAGGGCAAGCTCTACGGAGCGCCGAAGAACACCAACGTGCAGCTGCTCTGGTACCGCAGTGACCTGGTCCCCGAGGCCCCGAAGAGCTGGGACGACATGATCAGCGTCGCCAAGGACCTCAAGGGGCAGGGCAAGCCCCACCAGGTGCTCACCATGGGCGCGCAGTACGAGGGCCTGGTGGTGCTCTACAACACCCTGGCCGAGAGCGCCGGCGGCAAGATCCTCAGCGACGACGGCAAGAAGGCCGTGATGGACGAGGGCACCGTCAAGGCCCTCGACCAGCTCCAGCGGTTTGCCACGTCGGGCGTGACGTCGCCGTCGTTCAGCAACTCCACCGAGGATCCGGTCCGGTTGGACTTCCAGTCCGGTAAGGGTGCCTTCCAGGTCAACTGGCCGTTCGTCTACCCGGCGTTGCAGGAGGCGGACCCGGAGCTGGCCAAGAAGGTCAAGTGGGCCCGGGTGCCCGGCGTCGACGCGAACACCCCCAGCAAGGTCACCATCGGCGGGGTCAACATGGCGGTCAGCGCCTACTCCAAGCACCCGACGGAGTCGTTCGAGGCGGCGAAGTGCCTCCGGGACGCCAGGAACCAGAAGTTCTCCGCGATCAACGACGGGGTGCCACCGACCATCGAGGCGGTCTACGACGACCCGGAGATGGACGAGGCGTACCCGATGAAGGAGACCATCCTGGAGGAGTTGAAGGAGCCGGCGGTCCGGCCGCTGACCCCCGCGTACCAGAGCATCTCCACGGTGATGTCGGCGATCCTGTCGCCGCCGTCGGCGATCCGGCCGGAGCAGACGGCCAAGGAACTACGCAAGGCGATCTCCGACGCGCTCCAGTCCAAGGGGGTCCTGCCGTGA
- a CDS encoding HAD family hydrolase, which produces MRTGGTAKTLVFDADDTLWENNVLFERVIDDFLDWLDHPTLDRVQIRGVLDDIERANAVAHGYGSKVFLRSLGECLVRLRERPVTARERQEIDGLATALVNHQVELMPGVADTLDALATRYDLLLLTKGDQEEQQRKLDACGLLHHFTAAHVVAEKNTETYRWLAREHGFAPADAWMIGNSPKSDILPARAAGMRAVFIPNENTWVLEDDDLDPADAGVVRLAAFPDLLAHF; this is translated from the coding sequence ATGCGTACGGGTGGGACCGCGAAGACGTTGGTCTTCGACGCCGACGACACGCTGTGGGAGAACAACGTCCTGTTCGAGCGGGTGATCGACGACTTCCTGGACTGGCTCGACCACCCGACCCTCGACCGGGTCCAGATCCGTGGGGTGCTCGACGACATCGAGCGGGCCAACGCGGTGGCGCACGGCTACGGCAGCAAGGTCTTCCTGCGTAGCCTCGGCGAATGCCTCGTCCGGCTGCGCGAGCGGCCGGTCACCGCGCGGGAGCGGCAGGAGATCGACGGGTTGGCCACCGCACTGGTCAACCACCAGGTCGAGCTGATGCCCGGGGTCGCCGACACCCTCGACGCCCTGGCCACCCGCTACGACCTGCTGCTGCTGACCAAGGGGGACCAGGAGGAGCAGCAGCGCAAGCTGGACGCCTGCGGCCTGCTGCACCACTTCACCGCGGCGCACGTCGTGGCGGAGAAGAACACCGAGACCTACCGGTGGCTGGCCCGGGAACACGGGTTCGCCCCGGCCGACGCCTGGATGATCGGCAACTCCCCGAAGTCGGACATCCTGCCGGCGCGGGCGGCCGGCATGCGGGCGGTGTTCATCCCCAACGAGAACACCTGGGTCCTGGAGGACGACGACCTCGACCCGGCCGATGCCGGGGTGGTCCGGCTGGCGGCTTTCCCGGACCTGCTTGCCCACTTCTGA
- a CDS encoding DUF4184 family protein produces MPLTFPSHLAPVLPLKLWRPHWFDGVALCTGAVAPDVAYLVSGTRFEMGARVHTLGGALWWGLPVALAYAWLVRRVVAGVAVHLPGGRLFGWPGYAALGGVRHPWQVTVCSALIGVVSHVVLDRVTHSAWWAYALGVDPGTVRVAGLDWPLLANLTSSLACGALVCVLAVRAARRGQLFPDVPAAAPPDRPGVFRAVALAVVALGMPVLPVLPAATAPAPYGVRLLHLMALGTILGAWAAGRRSAGPAVVPTTTRLDEKQRQPG; encoded by the coding sequence GTGCCGCTGACTTTCCCCTCCCACCTGGCTCCGGTGCTGCCGTTGAAGTTGTGGCGACCGCACTGGTTCGACGGGGTGGCGCTCTGCACCGGGGCTGTGGCGCCCGACGTCGCTTACCTGGTCAGTGGCACCCGGTTCGAGATGGGCGCGCGGGTACACACCCTGGGTGGTGCGCTGTGGTGGGGCCTGCCGGTGGCGCTGGCCTACGCCTGGTTGGTCCGCCGGGTGGTGGCCGGGGTCGCGGTGCACCTGCCCGGCGGTCGGCTCTTCGGCTGGCCCGGGTATGCGGCGCTCGGCGGCGTCCGGCACCCCTGGCAGGTCACCGTCTGTTCGGCGCTGATCGGCGTGGTGAGCCACGTCGTCCTGGACCGGGTGACCCACAGCGCGTGGTGGGCGTACGCCCTGGGGGTGGACCCCGGCACGGTCAGGGTCGCCGGTCTGGACTGGCCGCTGCTGGCCAATCTGACCAGCAGCCTGGCCTGCGGGGCGCTGGTGTGCGTGTTGGCGGTCCGGGCCGCCCGTCGCGGGCAGCTCTTCCCCGACGTGCCGGCAGCCGCGCCACCGGACCGTCCGGGGGTGTTCCGGGCGGTGGCCCTGGCGGTCGTCGCGCTCGGGATGCCGGTGCTGCCGGTGCTGCCCGCCGCCACCGCACCCGCCCCCTACGGCGTGCGACTGCTGCACCTGATGGCGCTGGGGACGATCCTCGGTGCCTGGGCGGCGGGACGTCGTTCCGCCGGGCCCGCGGTCGTGCCGACGACCACCCGCCTCGACGAGAAGCAGCGTCAGCCCGGCTGA
- a CDS encoding ABC transporter ATP-binding protein, which translates to MADIVLDKVSKSFPDGTVAVQDVDLEIADGEFVILVGPSGCGKSTTLNMIAGLEDISSGELRIGGQRVNDKAPRDRDIAMVFQSYALYPNMTVRENMAFPLRLAKLDKETIDSKVEEAAKVLELTALLDRKPANLSGGQRQRVAMGRAIVRQPKAFLMDEPLSNLDAKLRVQMRTVVSRLQKKLGTTTVYVTHDQTEAMTLGDRVVIMRGGAIQQVGPPQELYDHPRNLFVAGFIGSPSMNFLHAAVEDGKLRTALGDVPIGERIRRELEGADAPRELILGIRPEHFEDAELIDDEARARGMEFTAPADIVESMGSDKYVYFTVEGQRASAAELEELAADAGADFSGGGGNLVTRLSAESPVQEGEDRRVWFNLEKIHLFDPSSGRNLTLHEGRSAGTLGD; encoded by the coding sequence ATGGCTGACATCGTGCTGGACAAGGTGAGCAAGAGCTTCCCCGACGGCACCGTCGCGGTGCAGGACGTCGACCTGGAGATCGCCGACGGTGAGTTCGTCATCCTGGTCGGCCCGTCGGGGTGCGGGAAGTCCACCACCCTCAACATGATCGCCGGGCTGGAGGACATCAGCTCCGGTGAGCTGCGCATCGGCGGGCAGCGGGTCAACGACAAGGCGCCCCGGGACCGGGACATCGCGATGGTGTTCCAGTCCTACGCGCTCTACCCGAACATGACCGTGCGGGAGAACATGGCCTTCCCGCTGCGGCTGGCCAAACTCGACAAGGAGACCATCGACTCCAAGGTCGAGGAGGCGGCGAAGGTCCTGGAGCTGACCGCGCTGCTGGACCGCAAGCCGGCCAACCTCTCCGGTGGGCAGCGCCAGCGGGTGGCGATGGGCCGGGCGATCGTCCGGCAGCCCAAGGCGTTCCTGATGGACGAGCCGCTGTCCAACCTGGATGCGAAGCTGCGGGTGCAGATGCGCACGGTGGTGTCCCGGTTGCAGAAGAAGCTCGGCACCACGACCGTCTACGTGACCCACGACCAGACCGAGGCGATGACCCTGGGCGACCGCGTGGTGATCATGCGGGGCGGCGCGATCCAGCAGGTCGGCCCGCCCCAGGAGCTGTACGACCACCCCCGCAACCTCTTCGTGGCAGGGTTCATCGGCTCCCCGTCGATGAACTTCCTGCACGCCGCCGTGGAGGACGGGAAGCTGCGTACCGCCCTGGGCGACGTGCCGATCGGCGAGCGGATCCGCCGCGAACTGGAGGGTGCCGACGCGCCCCGGGAGCTGATCCTCGGCATCCGCCCGGAGCACTTCGAGGACGCCGAACTGATCGACGACGAGGCGCGGGCCCGGGGGATGGAGTTCACCGCGCCGGCCGACATCGTCGAGTCGATGGGCTCCGACAAGTACGTCTACTTCACCGTGGAGGGGCAGCGGGCCAGCGCCGCCGAGTTGGAGGAGTTGGCCGCCGACGCCGGTGCCGACTTCAGCGGGGGCGGGGGCAACCTGGTGACCCGGTTGTCGGCCGAGTCGCCGGTGCAGGAGGGGGAGGACCGGCGGGTCTGGTTCAACCTGGAGAAGATCCACCTGTTCGACCCGTCGTCCGGGCGGAACCTCACCCTGCACGAGGGCCGGTCAGCCGGCACGCTCGGCGACTGA
- a CDS encoding carbohydrate ABC transporter permease, with translation MADTTTRAKLRWGLIDVIVVVFALVPVLWIASLSFKTPATLTDGKFWPREWTLDNYRSIFDTDQFVRALVNSIGIALIATLIAVVLGAMAAYAISRLDFPGKRLLVGVSLLIAMFPQVSLVSPLFEIERQLGLFDTWPGLILPYITFALPLAIYTLSAFFKQIPWDLEKAAKMDGATQAQAFRRVIAPLAAPGLFTTAILVFIFCWNDFLFAITLTSTERARTVPVALSFFTGESQFEDPTGAICAAAVVITIPIILFVLFFQRRIVSGLTSGAVKG, from the coding sequence ATGGCCGACACCACCACCCGGGCGAAGCTGCGCTGGGGCCTGATCGACGTCATAGTGGTCGTCTTCGCCCTGGTTCCGGTGCTCTGGATCGCCTCCCTGTCGTTCAAGACCCCGGCCACCCTGACCGACGGCAAGTTCTGGCCGAGGGAGTGGACGCTCGACAACTACAGGAGCATCTTCGACACCGACCAGTTCGTCCGGGCCCTGGTCAACTCGATCGGCATCGCCCTGATCGCCACGCTCATCGCGGTGGTGCTCGGCGCGATGGCCGCGTACGCGATCAGCCGGCTGGACTTCCCCGGCAAGCGCCTGCTGGTCGGGGTGTCCCTGCTGATCGCGATGTTCCCGCAGGTGTCGCTGGTGTCGCCGCTGTTCGAGATCGAGCGGCAGTTGGGCCTCTTCGACACCTGGCCGGGGCTGATCCTGCCGTACATCACCTTCGCGCTGCCGCTGGCGATCTACACGCTGTCGGCGTTCTTCAAGCAGATCCCGTGGGACCTGGAGAAGGCGGCCAAGATGGACGGCGCGACCCAGGCGCAGGCGTTCCGGCGGGTCATCGCCCCGCTTGCCGCCCCGGGCCTGTTCACCACGGCGATCCTGGTCTTCATCTTCTGCTGGAACGACTTCCTGTTCGCCATCACGCTCACCTCGACCGAGCGGGCCCGTACGGTGCCGGTGGCGCTGTCGTTCTTCACCGGCGAGTCGCAGTTCGAGGACCCCACCGGGGCGATCTGCGCCGCCGCCGTGGTGATCACCATTCCGATCATCCTGTTCGTGCTCTTCTTCCAGCGCCGCATCGTCTCCGGTCTGACCTCCGGCGCAGTCAAGGGATAG
- a CDS encoding L,D-transpeptidase family protein produces the protein METTPAGAASATGRGRPVPPPNRASRLTTLPAATRQVVIVTGAGYSTTYATLETFHQAGGHWVPVSAPLPARVGAKGFSDNHAEGVSTTPTGVYSFGPTMYGIAVDPGVRFPYHRVVADDWWNENPNSAAYNTFQHSTTNPGGYSEALWREVPAYTHFAVITYNMPPNVPRPVPNAGSGIFLHEFSTATGGPTAGCVSLSHADLVAVLRWLDPKHSPRIVICPAQNLGRY, from the coding sequence ATGGAGACGACACCTGCCGGGGCGGCATCGGCGACGGGCCGTGGGCGGCCGGTCCCGCCGCCCAACCGGGCCTCCCGGCTGACCACCCTGCCGGCCGCGACCCGTCAGGTCGTCATCGTCACCGGTGCCGGCTACTCCACCACCTACGCCACCCTGGAGACGTTCCACCAGGCAGGCGGGCACTGGGTGCCGGTGTCGGCTCCGCTGCCCGCCCGGGTGGGCGCGAAGGGCTTCAGCGACAACCACGCCGAGGGGGTGTCGACCACCCCCACCGGGGTCTACTCGTTCGGCCCCACCATGTACGGCATCGCCGTCGATCCCGGCGTGCGCTTCCCCTACCACCGGGTGGTCGCCGACGACTGGTGGAACGAGAACCCGAACTCGGCCGCCTACAACACCTTCCAGCACAGCACCACCAACCCGGGCGGGTACAGCGAGGCGCTCTGGCGGGAGGTGCCCGCGTACACCCACTTCGCGGTGATCACCTACAACATGCCGCCGAACGTGCCCAGGCCGGTGCCGAACGCCGGCAGCGGGATCTTCCTGCACGAGTTCAGCACCGCGACCGGGGGCCCGACCGCCGGCTGTGTCAGCCTGTCGCACGCCGACCTGGTGGCCGTACTGCGCTGGCTGGATCCGAAGCACTCACCGCGCATCGTGATCTGCCCGGCGCAGAACCTCGGCCGGTACTGA
- a CDS encoding helix-turn-helix domain-containing protein produces the protein MGTATDYVLEELRLFRAALALSQDDFGKGIGYSGSHVSSVETGGRAPTKEFMKAVDGHHQTGGRFLRMLERLGRLDAEPAWLREWIEFEREATTLRWFELAYVPGLLQTERYARATLAGGRFASEDVDRIVASRLERQAILRRERPPQLICVIDEAVLRRPVLDQPGLMIEQCEHLARLTAEEHIQVHIVPTDAGMYLGLAGQFIIAEMPDGERVTYADNQLTAQIVDATPAVASLARTWEIVRNEALPRRQSIELIKEVAKSWT, from the coding sequence ATGGGGACAGCTACCGACTATGTGTTGGAGGAGTTACGCCTGTTCCGGGCGGCGCTCGCGCTCAGCCAGGACGACTTCGGCAAGGGCATCGGCTACTCGGGGTCGCACGTCAGCTCGGTGGAGACCGGTGGCCGGGCACCCACCAAGGAGTTCATGAAGGCGGTCGACGGCCACCACCAGACCGGTGGGCGTTTCCTGCGGATGCTGGAGCGGTTGGGCCGGCTCGACGCCGAGCCCGCCTGGCTCCGGGAGTGGATCGAGTTCGAGCGGGAGGCGACCACCCTGCGCTGGTTCGAGCTGGCGTACGTGCCGGGCCTGTTGCAGACCGAGCGGTACGCCCGCGCGACGCTGGCCGGCGGCCGGTTCGCCTCGGAGGACGTGGACCGGATCGTGGCGTCCCGGCTCGAACGGCAGGCGATCCTGCGGCGCGAGCGCCCACCGCAGCTCATCTGCGTGATCGACGAGGCGGTGCTCCGCCGGCCGGTGCTCGACCAGCCGGGGCTGATGATCGAGCAGTGTGAGCACCTGGCCCGGTTGACCGCCGAGGAGCACATCCAGGTGCACATCGTGCCGACCGATGCCGGCATGTACCTGGGGCTGGCCGGGCAGTTCATCATCGCCGAGATGCCCGACGGCGAACGGGTGACCTATGCGGACAACCAGCTCACCGCACAGATCGTCGATGCGACGCCCGCCGTTGCTAGTCTGGCCAGGACGTGGGAGATCGTGCGGAACGAGGCGCTCCCCCGCCGGCAGTCAATCGAGCTGATCAAGGAAGTGGCGAAGTCATGGACATGA
- a CDS encoding MGH1-like glycoside hydrolase domain-containing protein: MAAVVKYPGGVENVQVFTDRSPSDAPSPDAERLRLAQAEAGEQDWRAWGPYLSERAWGTVREDYSEHGTAWDYFPHDHARSRAYRWNEDGMAGVCDDRQTFCFALALWNGVDPILKERMFGLGGDGGNHGEDAKDYWWYLDSTPTHSWMRWRYHYPQAAFPYDELVAVNALRGRDENEYELVDTGIFDDDRYWAVTVDYAKASPTDLCILVTVANRADEAATLHVLPTLWFRNTWAWGPPGADRVPRLVGEGGRLVGEHWVLGQILLEGDGEPTPLLCDNDTNAERLWGLAGRSPYPKDGINDHVVAGAATVNPDREGTKGALHYVLEVPAGGQRQIRLRLTRTAPPPAAVAPPLAELGAGFDAVVWARRAEANRFFAGVIPAAASADEALVARQAIAGLMWGKQFYHFDVKRWLEGDPGSTPPAGRRHGRNSAWWHMTSFDVISMPDPWEYPWYAAWDLAFHCVTIARVDPGFAKAQVLLLLREWYLHPNGQIPAYEWAFGDVNPPVHAWAALKVFEIDGGRDHEFLARVMHKLLLNFTWWVNRKDTGGNNLFEGGFLGLDNVGPFDRSAALPVAGVLEQSDGTGWMAMYALNLLDMAIVLAEHDRAYVDTATKFFEHFAYIAAAGYSQGLWDAEDAFFYDVLRLADGSQVPLKVRSVVGLLPLAATTRLSGRTLQRLPELGARLRWFLTQRPEYADVIGARRLGPDGRQQRLLSMVGPEQVVRLLARMLDPDEFLSDYGLRTLSRAHLDKPFAVDLGGQEFCVGYEPAESTSGLFGGNSNWRGPIWMPTNFLLISALRDYAAFFGDDLQVEYPTRSGHKCTLDEIADDLSARLISLFTRDGWGRRPIYGACQLFQTHPDWRDLIAFPEYFHGDNGAGLGAWHQTGWTALVVDLILTLRRDNPDVPGGADH, translated from the coding sequence ATGGCCGCTGTGGTCAAGTACCCCGGCGGCGTCGAAAATGTGCAGGTGTTCACCGACAGATCGCCCTCCGATGCCCCGTCCCCCGACGCCGAGCGGCTCCGGCTCGCCCAGGCAGAGGCCGGGGAGCAGGACTGGCGCGCATGGGGTCCCTATCTGTCCGAGCGGGCGTGGGGGACGGTACGGGAGGACTACAGCGAGCACGGCACGGCGTGGGACTACTTCCCCCACGACCATGCGCGGTCCAGAGCCTACCGGTGGAACGAGGACGGCATGGCGGGCGTCTGCGACGACCGGCAGACGTTCTGCTTCGCGCTGGCGCTGTGGAACGGGGTGGATCCGATCCTCAAGGAGCGGATGTTCGGCCTCGGCGGTGACGGCGGCAACCACGGCGAGGACGCCAAGGACTACTGGTGGTACCTCGACAGCACGCCCACCCACTCCTGGATGCGCTGGCGTTACCACTACCCGCAGGCCGCCTTCCCGTACGACGAACTGGTCGCCGTGAACGCCCTGCGTGGCCGGGACGAGAACGAGTACGAACTGGTCGACACCGGCATCTTCGACGACGACAGGTACTGGGCGGTCACCGTCGACTACGCCAAGGCGTCCCCGACCGACCTGTGCATCCTGGTCACCGTCGCCAACCGGGCCGACGAGGCGGCCACCCTGCACGTGCTGCCCACGCTGTGGTTCCGCAACACCTGGGCCTGGGGTCCGCCCGGCGCGGACCGGGTGCCCCGGCTGGTCGGCGAGGGCGGCCGGCTGGTCGGCGAGCACTGGGTGCTGGGGCAGATCCTGCTGGAGGGCGACGGTGAACCGACCCCGCTGCTCTGCGACAACGACACCAACGCCGAGCGGCTGTGGGGGCTGGCCGGTCGCTCGCCGTACCCGAAGGACGGGATCAACGACCACGTGGTGGCCGGCGCGGCCACCGTCAACCCGGACCGGGAGGGGACCAAGGGCGCCCTGCACTACGTGCTCGAGGTGCCGGCCGGCGGGCAGCGGCAGATCCGGCTGCGGCTGACCCGGACCGCCCCGCCGCCCGCGGCCGTCGCACCGCCCCTGGCGGAGCTGGGGGCGGGGTTCGACGCGGTGGTGTGGGCCCGCCGGGCCGAGGCGAACCGCTTCTTCGCCGGGGTGATCCCGGCGGCGGCCAGCGCCGACGAGGCGCTGGTGGCCCGGCAGGCCATCGCCGGGCTGATGTGGGGCAAGCAGTTCTACCACTTCGACGTCAAGCGGTGGCTGGAGGGCGACCCGGGCTCGACGCCGCCGGCCGGTCGCCGGCACGGGCGCAACAGCGCCTGGTGGCACATGACCAGCTTCGACGTCATCTCCATGCCGGACCCGTGGGAATATCCCTGGTACGCCGCCTGGGACCTGGCCTTCCACTGCGTCACCATCGCCCGGGTCGACCCGGGCTTCGCCAAGGCGCAGGTGCTGCTCCTGCTCCGTGAGTGGTACCTGCACCCCAACGGCCAGATCCCGGCGTACGAGTGGGCGTTCGGCGACGTGAACCCGCCGGTGCACGCCTGGGCGGCGCTGAAGGTGTTCGAGATCGACGGCGGGCGCGACCACGAGTTCCTGGCCCGGGTGATGCACAAGCTGCTGCTGAACTTCACCTGGTGGGTCAACCGCAAGGACACCGGCGGCAACAACCTGTTCGAGGGCGGCTTCCTCGGGCTGGACAACGTCGGCCCGTTCGACCGCTCGGCCGCGCTGCCGGTCGCCGGGGTGCTCGAACAGTCCGACGGCACCGGCTGGATGGCGATGTACGCCCTCAACCTGCTCGACATGGCGATCGTGCTTGCCGAACACGACCGGGCGTACGTGGACACCGCGACGAAGTTCTTCGAGCACTTCGCGTACATCGCCGCGGCCGGCTACTCGCAGGGCCTGTGGGACGCCGAGGACGCGTTCTTCTACGACGTGCTGCGGCTCGCCGACGGCAGTCAGGTGCCGCTGAAGGTCCGCTCGGTGGTCGGCCTGCTGCCGTTGGCGGCCACCACCCGGCTCAGCGGCCGGACCCTGCAACGCCTGCCCGAGCTGGGTGCCCGGCTGCGCTGGTTCCTCACCCAACGCCCCGAGTACGCCGACGTGATCGGGGCCCGTCGGCTCGGCCCGGACGGCCGTCAGCAGCGGCTGCTGTCCATGGTCGGCCCGGAGCAGGTGGTCCGGCTGCTGGCCCGGATGCTCGACCCCGACGAGTTCCTCTCCGACTACGGCCTGCGGACGCTCAGCCGGGCGCACCTGGACAAGCCGTTCGCGGTCGACCTCGGCGGGCAGGAGTTCTGCGTCGGCTACGAGCCGGCCGAGTCGACCAGCGGGTTGTTCGGCGGCAACTCCAACTGGCGCGGCCCGATCTGGATGCCGACGAACTTCCTGCTGATCAGCGCGCTGCGCGACTACGCCGCGTTCTTCGGCGACGACCTCCAGGTGGAGTACCCGACCCGGTCGGGGCACAAGTGCACCCTGGACGAGATCGCCGACGACCTCTCCGCCCGGTTGATCTCCCTGTTCACCCGGGACGGCTGGGGCCGCCGGCCGATCTACGGCGCGTGTCAGCTGTTCCAGACCCATCCCGACTGGCGGGACCTGATCGCCTTCCCCGAGTACTTCCACGGTGACAACGGCGCCGGGCTCGGGGCCTGGCACCAGACCGGATGGACCGCCCTGGTCGTCGACCTCATCCTGACCCTGCGCCGGGACAACCCGGATGTGCCGGGCGGGGCGGACCACTAG